The DNA window ACAGTGGACGGCATCCGCGGACGCCCCAAGACGGTCATCCGCATGCCGCGCCGGCAGGCCTCCTTCGACGAGTTCCGCAGCTTCGCCCAGTGGGCCCGGCAGCAGAGCCTGAACCCGGGCGGACAGGTGATCACCTCGGAATGGCTGATCGCCTCACGGATGGATCAGGACCTGCTTCGAGTGCCCGCCGGGCAGCGGGTCTTCAGTGTGGTGCGCCTGCGCACCCTGGACGGCAGCAACGTCATGCTCGAGCACAGCCACTACCCTGAGTGGTTGGGCGAGATCGTCACACGGATCCCACACGACGTTGCATCGGTCACCTCGGTCCTGGCAGACGAACATGACGTGCACTTCAGCCATGCCGAACATGTCTTCGCCGCCGAGGGCGCGAAGTCCAAGGAGGCCGCACGATTGGGCGTCTCCCGCGGGACCGCCCTGCTGGTGCACCGCCGAATCTCCCGGGACCCTTCGGGGCGGCCGTTGGAATGGTCCACCGACCGCTACATCTCCGGGAAGATCATGGTCTCGGCCGGGTCCTCCTGGCATCACAGCCCGCTGCAGTGGACCGTCCCCGACACCGAGCCCTGGAACTCCTGAGGCCATTCAGCCCAGCTGACGGGCCGGGTGGTCCTCGGCCAGGCGCGGACCGGCGCCCAGCAGCTGCTCCCGCAGCGTCACCGGGGTCTCCGGGCGCTCCTCCAGCAGGCCGCGGCGCTTCAGTTCCGGGGTCACATAGTGTTCGAACCGCTCGAAGTCAGCCGGGCGCACCGCCGCGGAGATGTTGAAGCCATCCACTCCGGAGACCTGCTGGAAGTGCTCCAGCTGGTCCACCACCTGAGACGGATCACCCACGATCAGCGGACCGCGCCCGCCGATCGAGATGAACTCGGCGACGTCGCGCACCGTCCACCGCTGTGAGGGATCCTTGGTGAACATGGCAAGCGCCGACTGGTTGGCCTCAGTCTGGACATCAGCCACATAGTCCTCATCCCTGAGATCGGAGAGGTCGACGCCGGTCCAGCCGCCGAAGAGCGTCAGCGCCGCCTCAGTGTCCACATACCTCTTATAGTCGGCCAGACGCGCCTGAGCCTCTTCCTCGGTCTCGGCGACGACGACGGTCACCATCGCCGAGAACTTCACCGACTGCGGATCACGTCCGGCCTCCTTGAGAGCGGCGCGGGTGTCCTGGACCTGCTGAGCCAGCTTCTCCGGCTTGGCATTGATGACGAAGATCGCTTCCCCGTGGTCCACAGCGAACTTCTGGCCGCGTGCCGAGGATCCGGCCTGGAAGAGCAGCGGAGTGCGCTGCGGGCCGGGGTGGGTCAGCATCTGGCCCGGCACTGAGAACCAGGGTGAGCTGTGCTCGATGCCGTGGACCTTCTCCGGATCGGTGAAGACGCCGGTCTCACGATCGGCCACCACCGCCCCATCCTCCACCGAGTGTTCGAAGAGCTTATACATGACCTCGAGGAACTCATCAGCCCGGTCATAGCGCTCGTCGTGCGGGATCTGGCCCTCCATGCCCAGGTTCCGCGCCGCAGAGTCCTGGTAGCTGGTGACGATGTTCCAGGCGATCCGACCCTTGGTCAGGTGATCCAGTGTGGCGAAGCGCCGTGCCAGCAGATAGGGCTGCTCGTAGGTGACCGAGGCCGTCAGCCCGAATCCCAGGTGTGTGGTGGCTGCGGCCAGCGCCGGGATGATCACCTGCGGATCCAGCAGCGGGTACTGCACTCCCCCGCGGGCGGCGGCGTGGTGGCTGCTGCCGTAGACGTCATAGAGCCCGGGGACATCGGCCAGGAACAGGCTGGAGAACCCGGCCCGCTCCAGCGTCTGAGCCAGGGAGGTCCAATAGTCCAGCTGGTCGAACTCATCGATCCTCGACTCCGGATGCCGCCACAGCCCCGGGGACTGGTGGACCGGTACGAGCATGTCGAAGGCGTTGAAGTGCATGCTCAGTTCTTCTCCTCAGTCGTCCCCTGGGCATCAGTCTTCTGGGCATCAGTCTTCTGGGCCTCAGTCTTCTGGGCATCTCCGATGGCGTTGAGGCCCTCCGGCAGCGTGCCGTTGATCTCGTAGTCGCCGATCGAGCGTGCCCGGAAGACGATCGGATTATGGGTGGCGATCGTCTGGGCGTTGCGCCAATGCCGGTCCAGTGCCTTGGGCCGCATCGTCGCTGAGGCGCCGACGGTCTGGAAGAGCTCCTGAGTGACCCCGATGACCAGATCCGGGACTGTCACGTGGGCGCGCTCCACCGCGATCTCGGCGTCGTAGACCTCTTCTGGCAGCTCACCGCTGAACCCGGGACGGTCTGTCCCGGCGGCCAGTCCCGCCGCCAGGGCCCGATCCTGGATCCGGGCCACCTCCAGCACAGTGGCTTCGGCGGCGAAGGTCTTGGCCGACATCGTGCCGATGATCTGTTGGATCAGCGGATCCTCCCTGAACAGCTGCCCGCTGCCGGAGGTGTTGAAGGTGCGCCTGCGTGTGGCCACCAGTGCGGCGGCGTCGCGGACCGCGGCCTTGGCCACGCCCACCTGGGCGGCCAACAGGTAGAGCTGGAAGAAGGCGGCCTCATGCACGGCCTCATGACCGCCGACCACACGGTCGAGCACTCCGTGCGGTGCGACCTCTGCGCGGTCGAACTCCGTGGTGCCGGTCCCGGTCAGCCGCTGGCCGAAGCCGTCCCAGTCGTCGTGGACGGTCACTCCCGGCGCATCCACCGCGACGACGGCGAACTTCCGCCCGCCCTCGGCCCGGGAGGCTGAGACTCGGGTGTAGTCGGAGAAGATCGTGCCGGTGCAGTAGAACTTCTCCCCGGTCAGCAGCGGCCGGCCGTCCTCCTCGGTGAGCACCGTGTTGAGCTCACCCAGAGCGTTGCCGCCCTTCTCCGTCGAGGCGTTGCC is part of the Nesterenkonia lacusekhoensis genome and encodes:
- a CDS encoding GntR family transcriptional regulator → MATFAFSNIAQALRDEISAGTYPVGSSLPSERELSSRFQVSPGTVRVALKELVAEGTVDGIRGRPKTVIRMPRRQASFDEFRSFAQWARQQSLNPGGQVITSEWLIASRMDQDLLRVPAGQRVFSVVRLRTLDGSNVMLEHSHYPEWLGEIVTRIPHDVASVTSVLADEHDVHFSHAEHVFAAEGAKSKEAARLGVSRGTALLVHRRISRDPSGRPLEWSTDRYISGKIMVSAGSSWHHSPLQWTVPDTEPWNS
- a CDS encoding LLM class flavin-dependent oxidoreductase, which encodes MHFNAFDMLVPVHQSPGLWRHPESRIDEFDQLDYWTSLAQTLERAGFSSLFLADVPGLYDVYGSSHHAAARGGVQYPLLDPQVIIPALAAATTHLGFGLTASVTYEQPYLLARRFATLDHLTKGRIAWNIVTSYQDSAARNLGMEGQIPHDERYDRADEFLEVMYKLFEHSVEDGAVVADRETGVFTDPEKVHGIEHSSPWFSVPGQMLTHPGPQRTPLLFQAGSSARGQKFAVDHGEAIFVINAKPEKLAQQVQDTRAALKEAGRDPQSVKFSAMVTVVVAETEEEAQARLADYKRYVDTEAALTLFGGWTGVDLSDLRDEDYVADVQTEANQSALAMFTKDPSQRWTVRDVAEFISIGGRGPLIVGDPSQVVDQLEHFQQVSGVDGFNISAAVRPADFERFEHYVTPELKRRGLLEERPETPVTLREQLLGAGPRLAEDHPARQLG
- a CDS encoding acyl-CoA dehydrogenase family protein, with the translated sequence MSTETISAAAAAGVGPVEAAAPRLSEELLEEIAAGAVQRELERELPFEPVRQLDAARFGALRVPAEYGGPGLSIEQLVTELIRLAEADSNVAHLYRGHFGFVEAIRFQPEEVRAHWYSQVLDGRTVGNASTEKGGNALGELNTVLTEEDGRPLLTGEKFYCTGTIFSDYTRVSASRAEGGRKFAVVAVDAPGVTVHDDWDGFGQRLTGTGTTEFDRAEVAPHGVLDRVVGGHEAVHEAAFFQLYLLAAQVGVAKAAVRDAAALVATRRRTFNTSGSGQLFREDPLIQQIIGTMSAKTFAAEATVLEVARIQDRALAAGLAAGTDRPGFSGELPEEVYDAEIAVERAHVTVPDLVIGVTQELFQTVGASATMRPKALDRHWRNAQTIATHNPIVFRARSIGDYEINGTLPEGLNAIGDAQKTEAQKTDAQKTDAQGTTEEKN